The uncultured Cohaesibacter sp. genomic sequence ATCAGGGGACACCGCTGTTTCCGGCAAAGATCAGTCCCTTGAGGAGTTGCTCTTCAGTCAGCTGGAAATTTCAACGCCTTCAAGCGAATTCATCAAGGCGATTGCCGCGCGTACGGATGATGAGCATCTCCAGCATATCGTGGACTTCAGTGACAAGGAGGCCATGGAAGCCTATTTGTGGTCCAAGGATGCGCTGGACATTGCACGCCTGCACCCAAAGGCACGCTTCTCGGTTGATGAGCTGATCAGACTCTTCAAGCCATTGCAGCATCGCGCCTATTCCATTTCGTCCAGTTCCAAGATGTTCGAGGATAGTGTGCATTTGACGATTGCATCCGTGCGCTATGAAAGCCATGGGCGCAAGCATGGCGGCGTTGCCTCCTGCTTCCTAGCTGATCGTGTGGGCAACGAAAAATCAAAGGTTTTTGTTTCACCCAACAAGAGCTTCAGGGTGCCAGAGAGCAATGATGTACCAATGATCATGGTTGGTCCGGGCACCGGCATCGCGCCGTTCCGCGCGTTCCTTCAGGAGCGTCAGGCAATTGGAGCCAAGGGCTATAACTGGCTGTTCTTTGGCGACCAGCATGAAAAGTCCGACTTCATCTATAAAGATGAATTGTCCAAGATGCAGTCCGATGGCATTCTGAACCGCCTCGATCTGGCTTTCTCACGCGATCAGGCTGAGAAGATCTATGTCCAGACCCGCATGAAAGAGCATGCCAAGGACCTGTTCGCAGCGCTTGAAGAAGGCGGCCATTTCTATGTCTGTGGCGATGCAACCCGCATGGCCAAAGACGTGGACCGCGCTTTGCACGAAGTGATCTCCGAGCAAGCAGGGCTTAGCGAAGATGGGGCCATGGACTATGTCAACCTGATGAAAAAGGAAAAGCGCTACGTTCGCGACGTCTATTGATCGCCAGCGATACGCGATAGCCAACAAGAAGCCAGCTTTTAAAGCTGGCTTTTTTATTGCTCCATTTCGCAGGGCTATGAAGAGCTAGTACAGGTGATCAATTTTATTTCCAGCAATTTCGGACTATAATCAAGCTGTTGGGTCATAAGCGGATTGCGGACTATTGGCCATTGATCAGGGGGGACAGGTTGATGAAAAAGGCTCGGTTATTTTCTTCTATCATGATGGCGGTTGGCATCATGGTCATATCACCATTGCTTGACAGCCCTTTCGGGACCAGTAGGGCCGCAGCACAAGGGTATCAAAACATGACCTGCGGTGAGCTTTGGTATGCGCGGAATGCTATTTTCGCTCGTCAGGGCTATTGCTTCAAAACAGCACGAGCACGTCAGGTTTTCGGACCAAGATGCTATGCGCCATGGGGGCGATTAACGGCGGGGCAGCAGAGGCGTGTTGACACTATCATATATTGGGAACGGCGCTATGGCTGCCGGCGGTAGGAACTTCCCATAGGCAAATCAGAACTGACATCAAAACAGCCTGTCAGATAGTCTGGCAGGCTATTCTATTGCTGAGTTTGGACAAGGCGGGTTTCACGCCTCGTTGAGGTTCCGTCCACTTTCTCGCATCATGCGAGCGACTTCATCGAAGGAATCGTCCTTAGGCATATCTTCGAGTTCCAACGAGCATTTTCTGCGCCAATTTGGGTGCTGATCGACGGTTCCGGGCAGGTTCTGGGCTTCCTCTTCAGCCAGAATGTCGTCCAGCTGCACAGCAAGCATCGCCACAGGAGAATGCGCCAAAGAGCCATGGATCGTCGTGAAGAGATGCTCAAAGCTCAAATCACCATGCGTTGTCTCATCAGGATCGAGCTTGGCAAGGGCTGCGACATCCCGTGCGCGGCATTCCAACGCTTGGGTTGATGGATGGTTCCCCCCCCTTATCCGATCCCGCCATTTGATGTCGCATCCAGAGATGAACCCCTTAAGGGTTGGCGTATCGTGGGTGCTGAAGCTGGCAAGGCTGAATTCTCTCAGTTCATTGGGGTGCTTGAAGCGGCCATCGGGCCATTTTTCATATTGCAACACGGAGTAGCCATAAATGCCATGGGCCTGTACCGCATCCCGAAACCCATTTGGCACCAGCCCGAGATCTTCGCCAATCACTGCCGTGTTCGAGGCATCGGCTTCAATGGAGAGTATGGATAGGAAGGTATCCAGAGGCTGGGTCACATAAGCACCGGGGATGCCGCCATCGGGAATCCAGAAGCTCCGGTTCAACCCCAGCACATGGTCGATGCGGAGCACGCCGGCATATTGCATCGCTGAGCGGTATATATTGCGAAGAGACTTGTATTTGTTGGCTGCAAGCTTTTTGGGCGCATAGGCAACAAGGCCCCAATTCTGCCCATCTGGCCCCAACTGATCCGGTGGAGCCCCCAGCGAAATGCCTTGAGCCACGCTGTCATGTTCGCACCAGCTTTCTCCCCCGCCTCGGCGGGCACCAACAGCCAGATCGAGATACAGCCCCAGACCACCATTGCCACTGGCCCGCTTCTGGGTTTGATCCAGCTGGACGCTGGCTATCCACTGAAGCCAGACATGGAAGTCGATCCGGGCAGCATAGCGTTCTCTTGCCTCTTGAATGGCATCTTCATGGCGATCCCTGAATGGCACCGGCCAGCAGTGCCATTCAGGGCCAAAATGGTCTGAAAGGGCTTCATAGAGCGCAAAGCGCTCAAGATAAGCCCCTTTTGCCGCTCTAAAGGCAGCCAAGGCATCTCGACTGGCCTGATCGGCATTTTCAAGAAAAAGCGTGTATAGATCGCGCAAAGCAGCATTGTGGCATATGCGGTGGGATTGATACTCAACCTGCTCACTTGCCCTCAGCTCGGTCCATTGCGTTTCCACCGCCTGCATCAGAGAATGGAGAGCGGGCACATCCGGCATACCAGAGAACTGATCGAGCGCGATATGCTGGGTGTTCAAAAAGCCCCTATGTGTGGGAGAATAGGGGCTCATGGCATATTGATCTGAAAAGCCCAGGGCATGAACGGGGTTTATGCCAACAAAACTGCCCCCCAGAGACTGCACATATTCCGAGAAGCGCGCCAGATCTTCAAAATCGCCAATGCCCGAATTGCGCTGCGACCGGAAACCATAGAGCGGTGCGTTAATACCCCATACGCGGCTCTTGCCCGTCAACTGCTCAACAGACGGTGCCTTGAGAGGAGCCGTTATGATCGTTACGACTTCAACCCGTCCTCCCACTTCGCAAATCAGCTCATGGATGCCCGATGGCAAGGGCGGCAGGGATATGTGAGTGTCAGCAATGCCACGCAACTGGGCATCAGGAATACTATTTCTAACCTCGGATGAAAGCGCTTCATCCAGATCA encodes the following:
- the malQ gene encoding 4-alpha-glucanotransferase, whose product is MNQDKLNALADYFGIHTAYNDFDGNLIQTSVETQLALLRANGVHLDNDAMLGEALEAYVVAEQDRWFPRELITGTGFDYQCNFGLGARWHIDLDEALSSEVRNSIPDAQLRGIADTHISLPPLPSGIHELICEVGGRVEVVTIITAPLKAPSVEQLTGKSRVWGINAPLYGFRSQRNSGIGDFEDLARFSEYVQSLGGSFVGINPVHALGFSDQYAMSPYSPTHRGFLNTQHIALDQFSGMPDVPALHSLMQAVETQWTELRASEQVEYQSHRICHNAALRDLYTLFLENADQASRDALAAFRAAKGAYLERFALYEALSDHFGPEWHCWPVPFRDRHEDAIQEARERYAARIDFHVWLQWIASVQLDQTQKRASGNGGLGLYLDLAVGARRGGGESWCEHDSVAQGISLGAPPDQLGPDGQNWGLVAYAPKKLAANKYKSLRNIYRSAMQYAGVLRIDHVLGLNRSFWIPDGGIPGAYVTQPLDTFLSILSIEADASNTAVIGEDLGLVPNGFRDAVQAHGIYGYSVLQYEKWPDGRFKHPNELREFSLASFSTHDTPTLKGFISGCDIKWRDRIRGGNHPSTQALECRARDVAALAKLDPDETTHGDLSFEHLFTTIHGSLAHSPVAMLAVQLDDILAEEEAQNLPGTVDQHPNWRRKCSLELEDMPKDDSFDEVARMMRESGRNLNEA
- a CDS encoding sulfite reductase flavoprotein subunit alpha — its product is MTIPFLPDDSPFSEDQKSWLAGFYAGLHTQMLVGKKSSTSESQSTITAHILFGTQTGNSEGLAEDFAATLKAEGVNAVVASLDDVEVPALVEMNYVFLITSTYGEGEMPDNAQLFWDALKAADAPRLEHMHFSVLALGDTAYDGFCEAGKQFDLRFEQLGAKRLAGRVDCDVDFEESADGWMAAAREELAKHKPEDAGGPIPHSAAAAAKPAKSKWTRKNPFEAPVAVNHLLSGEGSAKEIRHYEFDLSNDGPNYVAGDALNIIPTNDPALVAEWLDYMGVSGDTAVSGKDQSLEELLFSQLEISTPSSEFIKAIAARTDDEHLQHIVDFSDKEAMEAYLWSKDALDIARLHPKARFSVDELIRLFKPLQHRAYSISSSSKMFEDSVHLTIASVRYESHGRKHGGVASCFLADRVGNEKSKVFVSPNKSFRVPESNDVPMIMVGPGTGIAPFRAFLQERQAIGAKGYNWLFFGDQHEKSDFIYKDELSKMQSDGILNRLDLAFSRDQAEKIYVQTRMKEHAKDLFAALEEGGHFYVCGDATRMAKDVDRALHEVISEQAGLSEDGAMDYVNLMKKEKRYVRDVY